The following is a genomic window from Vitis vinifera cultivar Pinot Noir 40024 chromosome 6, ASM3070453v1.
TATTAGCATTTTAGAAATGGAATAGACAGCCTCTACTCGTCACTTTCGGTGGCAAAACAAAGCGTTTCTTTGCCTACGCAATATTTGGCAAGGCCAACTCAACCTTGTTTTTTTGCTTCAACAGGATTTAGTGGTTGTTTGGGaaagtttaatatttattaattgatttcaagttagattaattttaaattcttaatttaaaatttattactttaagtattaattttattctaaattatcaaattaaaacatTTACCCACATCCCTATTCATCCTAGctcatattcatttttattaattttaagtaataaatttatattcatatttaaaatattgtaaatatagaataatcataaaatttttattataaaaattaagtcataaatataaaatcataaattcttAAATATTCTTTCATTAATATggacaaatgaaataaaaatatttaaaattaaaaataaattaaccattttaacctaaaatttaaaatgtaacattaaattattaaatcaatttCCCAAACATGCCCTTAATCTCAATTCTAAAGCACGACTTGAAACCTTCGTCACTAGAATTGGGAAGAATAGGCTTGGGCTACCAAGCAAATGTTGACGAAACTCTCAATTGGCAGGCCCACATCCGAAACCCCCCAAATGTTACAAGCTAAATACAAGATTTTTGGATAAATTTCACTGACCTTTCTGAGCTAACACTAAactagtttgaaatttcattcatCATTAGCTTGaagtgaaaatgaaatttaCCTCAAACAGATCAATCAAACCTGCAACATTCAATAAAAGCTTCTATCCAAGTTGAGTTCAGAATGAAAAAAGCAGGGGGATGAAGCTCTTGTAATAGTCATACTCACAAgcgaaaaaacaaaaactaaccACCACATCACTTTTTCTAAAAGCAAATATAACACTTGCCTACATTGATAATATCCCCAGAAAATTTATAAGCAACATCCTCTCAACATGAAGTTTAGGGAAGTGTCCGTCTTGAGGAAAAGAGGAATAGAAATAGGAATGTAGAATTTGCTGGAAATGCTGAGGAATTAGGCTTGGGGCTTGGTCTCATCCTCATCCTCTTCGATCTTGGGTGCCAAGTAGAACCTGATATAACCCATCTCTGCAATCTTGTACTCAACCACAACAGGCAACTCTGATGATAAGCTAATTGTAACAGTGTTTGATAATGGGGTTGCTTTTGTGAAGGAGTTCATGTATCTCAGTGCAAATGTTAATGAAACCGGCTCATTCATCTCTATCACTGTTGCTTCCTCCGGCTACAATCACCCAAAACACACAAACAAGTCAAAACAGACAACATCTACATCTGATCCCCATCACAACCCAAGTCGTAATGAAATTAGGTGACAGCCAttccaaaaatggtagatttTTAAGCTTGAGCAACATTACCTTGTCCACGGTAGTATTCTGCCTGCAAACAATATTTGCAGTTCCAATATCACCTCGTGTTGAGAACTTCACACCCTCTTTTGTCACAGAGATGACAACTGCAAGCACCAAACATGTCACCAACATATGCATAATTTATGAACACAATTGAGATAAATGGACTAAATCTTAAATAACCAGGAATATACCTGTGTCACCAATGCTGCTAAGATCTTTACAAATCCTTTGAAACTCAGATGAAGGCATCCTTACAATAGCATGGTATTCTGCTTCGGGAATACCAAGGTGCTCGCTATCAATGTCCATCAGTTTCATCTCAAAATCAGCAATCTTATCTTGGGCTTTAGTACATTCATCAAAACAACACAAACAAAGCCATCAATAAATCATCAGAAATGAAATtagaaagttttaaaaatcatatgacAATATCCATAAAGTGGAAAAACCAAAGAACATGATATATCATAACGCATAAAATCAATTGCATTACAGGAAAGCCACGACCCACCATCGTCTAGCTCCTAACAAAGCATAGGAAAAGAGTGACGGGTAAAGAGTCAAGCATTCTACCTTTGGCCTTGTTTTGAAAACGCCAAAAAAGCCTTAaccaaataattttatattgctTCATAAATTGGAGGGACCTTTAACTCTTCCTGATTTCTGGGATCATTATCATtcaaaaaaccctaaaaatgttaatttctttcattttcttccacttttccGCCACTTTAATGGGGCACAACTTTCTCCAtcaaaactcaaataaaaaactctCGAACCAAATCAATGCCAAACCCTAGTTTTCATTAATACCCCAAAAACACTAAGAGAAcagaaaataaagggaaaaaaaatatcatactaGGGCTTTCAAACATGAAGGTGACAGTGTCACTGCCGTCATCGGCCTTGATGGTGATAATGTCATCATTTCCGGCGCACTTCAGCATCTTGGACATGTTATTGAGATTCATTCCCATGGAGATGTTCCGATCGCAGCGGTAGTGCTCGAAGCCCTCCGATCTGAGGAGCAGAGCAACAAGGGCTACGTGGCTGGAATCCATAGCCTGGAGAGAGAATCCGGTGGCGGAGCAGTCGAAGTTGGCATCGTTAACCAGGTCCTTGATCGCCTCTAGAACCTTCTTTAGAAGGCTCCCCTGAACCAGCCTCAACTCCAGCATCTTATTCTCCTTCTGCTTTGCCTTCTACGgtctagggttagggttttgaaagagaggaaaaagagTGGGAAAGTgaggaaaacagaggaattAGTTATTATATAATGGGTGTAGGTTGTGATTGGCGGGAAGGTTTGGAAGTGACTTTTAGTTCCCGCCACGTTTCTGGAAAACCCTTGGCTTCCCCCTCAATCTTCATCCtctctttttgaatttttatttaaattttttttataataaaatgaaaatagaagaaattttaaatttatatcatcAAATAAGTAAACACtagtactatttatttttatttctttacaaCAATATAAAGATGTAAGTTTaccataaaataatgaaaaataataataataattagataaaaatttacatatttttatttaatctttgtaaaaataatttattaaatttaaatatatatttttgttttttatttccttttattttttatttctattttctttccaaattattttaatttgaaattttcaatagCCAAAATCAAATGTAGGgtcaataaataatataaaatttttccaAAAAGTTTCCTAATTACTTAAAATCATAACCTAAAACGTAACTAATTTACATTTAATAGATTATTTacaaaagttcaaaaaaaaaaataatgattggtATGAGCTCCCATCAATTTTGAACAAAAAGAAACTCTGCCTTTATTAgtctagagttttttttttttgaaaatttgaggtaaatgattttgggaaattttataagaaaataatgaaaaaacaaaaaaatacaaaaatttatttgattataaaaaaaaaattgattattgaaaaacacacttcttttcaaaactttctcacatatttaaaaataataatttagggaaattttttaatattttcttcattttttttccttaattttttctaGCTTCCATCGTTTTCAtgttgtcaaatttttttttaaatgaaataaaataaaataaaataattaattttattaacatttttacCATTTGTTTGCTACTTTCCTCGGAATCAATTTGGCTAAATGTATAGACTATTTGCGGATTAATATTTTCTCTTCCACTTCGATGATTAAAGCGTCCTTACTTCACAATTTAATCTTCATGCGGAACTGGGCCtagttcattaatttattttgggCCCATGCCCGGGTAAGGTTGAATAGTAATTAGAGAATTTACTTTGTGAAAGCCGTATGGTTTCTGTTCTTGGCTTTTGTAATTTAAAGACCACAATTTGTGGGTCTCTATGATaactattatgaaaaaatagaaaaaaaaaaattgtttccaatgaaaaatagaaaaaaaaaattgtttccaaataacatcttttactgtgtcttcaattttaataattatttaaaaatataattatataaatataaaaaatattaaaaataaaacactatatttaaaattatttaaaataataataattttcaaaaaatgtttttcaaaacactttccaaacaaaatttatatttttattctcaaatatctaaatttatttccataaaattcTATTTGCTCCATTGCAGAGGCCCTTCCTTGTTTATTATTCTAAACCTAAAGTGAATACAATTAGATGGAAACAATATATTTGGGTATAAAAACTAATAGATGATGGGTTGTGAACATGTAAGACTATAATGGATTGAATACAATTtccaatttgaaaattaaaaatacaactaaaaaaataaaattctattttcattAAGATTATGATtcagaaatttttatttaattagaataattttcaaataaatctaATCTATTCTAGACCTAGGGCTTCGGCTAAGTCTTCTATCTTGGGTGCCAAGTAGAACCTGATATAACCCATCTCTGCAATTGTGTACTCAACCGCCAAAAGCAACTCTGAGGTCAAGCTGATTGTAACCGTGTTTGATAATGGGGTGGCTTTTGTGAAGGAGTTCATGTATCTCAGTGGAAATTGCGATGAAACTGGTTGACTCATCTCTATCACTGTTGATTCCTCCGGCTGCAATCACCCAAAACAGACAATCATCTACATTTGATCCCCATCACAATCCAAGTCATTAAGCTTTAAGAGCATTACCTTGTCCACGTTAATATTCTGCCTGCAAACAATATTTGCAGTTCCAATATCACCTCGCGTTGAGAACTGCACACCCTCGTTTGTCACAGAGATGACAACTGCAAGCACCAAACATGTCACCAAATTGAGATAAATGG
Proteins encoded in this region:
- the LOC100248466 gene encoding proliferating cell nuclear antigen is translated as MLELRLVQGSLLKKVLEAIKDLVNDANFDCSATGFSLQAMDSSHVALVALLLRSEGFEHYRCDRNISMGMNLNNMSKMLKCAGNDDIITIKADDGSDTVTFMFESPTQDKIADFEMKLMDIDSEHLGIPEAEYHAIVRMPSSEFQRICKDLSSIGDTVVISVTKEGVKFSTRGDIGTANIVCRQNTTVDKPEEATVIEMNEPVSLTFALRYMNSFTKATPLSNTVTISLSSELPVVVEYKIAEMGYIRFYLAPKIEEDEDETKPQA